The genomic segment AAATGGGGCCGGCGGCGATGAAATAAAGCCACAGGGGCAGGGCCAGCCCCACGGCCAGTCCGCCCCCGGCGAAGGCGAGGATGGAAAGGGCCTGGACCAGGGCCGATCCGGCCAGTTGCAGCAAATATTGGCGCAGGGGCCGGGGGCGGTCGTGGATGGCGTCCAGCAGGCCCGCCAGTTTGCCAGGCAGGCGGTGCCGGGCCGCGGCGGAAAGCTGCCACAGCAGCAGGGGCGCGATTACCGCCAGCAGGGCCAGGAGGGCGGCGGCCGGCCAGGGCAGGGGCAGCACTGTGGCGGGCATCAGGCCCGTGGCCAGGGCCAGGGCGGCGGTGGCCAGGGAAATCACCACCAGCACCCACAGGCCGCTGATCCGGTCCAGAGCCACGCTCATGGCCGAGGCTGTCAGGGGGTTACCGGCCTGTTGCAGATGCAGGGCTCGCAGGGCGTCGCCCCCCAGGGTGCCGCCGGGCAATACCGTGTTGGCGGCGATGCCGCGCCAGTAGGCCAGCAGGAACAGGCGTCCGGGAGCACGGGCCTCCAGCCACAGGGCCAGCAGCCGCCAGCGTAGGGCGCTGGCCAGGGTGGCGCAGAGGGCGGCGGCGAAGCCCGCTCCCAGCCACAGTGGGTCCGGTCGCCCCAGGGCGCCCAGCACCCGCAGGGGATCGACGAACCACAGGACCAGACCCACCAGCCCCAGGCTGGCGATCAGGCGGATCAGGGTTTTAACGTGAAAAAGCATCAACGGAGCCGAGTGTAACCGTCGAGCACAGCGAGCCGATGAGTAGCCCCGCCCCGGGAAGGGGGCGTAGGCGGGGTTGCGCGAAGCACGGCTTCGCGCCGCCGAAGCCGGCCGACTGTGCAAAGTCGGCCGTGGAACGGGGGTGGGGGGCGTTCAATTTGCCTTTGCGCATTTTCATCCTTGGGGGTGGTGCTGGCGACCATGCGCGTTAGTCACTGAGGATTGCGCAGACTGATCACCGGCCAGCCCTGAGCCTGGGCGTGCTGGCGCAGGGTGTCGTCCGGGTCCACCGCCACCGGGTCGCTGACCAGGGACAGGAGCGGCAGGTCGTTGTGGGAGTCGCTGTAGAAATGGCTGGATTCGAAGCTGCCCCACCAGTAACCCAGGGATTCCAGCCAGGCTTCCACCCGCTCGATCTTGCCTTCCTTGAAGGAGGGGGCGCCCCGGGGCTTGCCGGTGAAGCGGCCGTTTTCCCAGGCCGGGATGGTGGCGATCAGGTGTTCGATGCCGAATTCCCGGGCGATGGGGCCGGTGACGAAGCTGTTGGTGGCGGTGACGATGGCGGTCAAGGCTCCCTCGTCCAGATGGCGCCGTACCAGGGCACGGGCCGGGGCGCCGATCATGGGACGGATGCGGCTGGCGAGGAATTCCCGGTGCCAGGCATCCAGTTCCTCCCGGCTGTGGCGGGCCAGGGGCGCCAGTTGAAAGTCCAGGAAAGCGTGGATGTCCAGGGTGCCGGCCTTGTAGTGGTCGTAGAACTCCTGGTTGCGGGCTTCATGGACTTCTGCGTCCAGCACGCCCTTGGAGATCAGGAACTGGGCCCACTCGAAATCCGAGTCGCCCGCCAGAAGGGTGTTGTCCAGATCAAAAAGTACCAGTTTCATGCAGCGTCCGATCGTGATTGCAGGACTTCCCGCAGCAGGGGAAGGGTAGGAGGGCGTTTTTGTTCCAGGGAGGCCTGGTCCAGGGCATTCAGGGCCGCCAGCAGGGAGGGCAGGTCGCGCCGGCCGTAGCGCAGCAGCCACTGGATGATGGCTTCGTCCAGGCGCATGCCCCGGGCGGTGGCCTGCTGGCGCAGGGTCTCGGCCTTGTCCTGGTCGCTCAGGGCCTGGACCTCGTAGATCAGGCACTGGCCGATGCGGGTGCGCAGGTCCTCCCGCAAGTCCAGTTCCGCCGGGGGCCGGGGACCGGCCAGCAGCAGGGTCCAGCCTTCCCGCCGGGCCGAGTTGAAGGCGCGGAACAGGGCGATCTGGGCTGCTTCACCCAGCCGTTCCACGTCATCCACCACCAGGAGGGCGCCGGACGGGGGTTCCAGATAGTCCCCCACTTCTTCCCCGCGGCAGAACAGGGTGGCTCGGTTGGCGGTGGCCATGGCGGTGGTGGCCTGCAGCAGGTGGCTGCGGCCGCAGCCCTGGGGACCCCACAGGTAGAGGGGGGCGCTGCCCGAAGCGAGGCTGATCAGGCGGACCAGCAGTTCTTCATTGGCGCCGGCCACGAAGTTGTCGAAGCTGCGGGGTTGATCCAGTTCCAGACCCAACAGCAGTTGTTGCCGGGGGATGGTCAGGGGAGCGGCGGTCATGATTCGTTTCGGTAGAAGGTGCTGTTCAGATAGAGGGTGCGCAGGCGGCGCAGACCCACCAACAGGGCTGCCGAGGCGGGCAGGGCCAGCAGCACGCCGAAGAATCCGAACAACTGGCCGAAGGCCAGCAGGGCGAAGATCACCGCCAGGGGATGGAGGCCGATGCGCTCGCCCACCAGATGGGGGGTCAGCAGGAAGCTCTCCAGCAGTTGCCCCAGGCCGAAGACCAGGGCTACTCCCAGCAGGGGGGGCAGGCCCTGGAACTGTAACAGGGCTACCAGCAGGGACAGCGCCAGGCCCGTGGCATAGCCCAGGTAGGGAACGAAAATCAGCAGTCCGGTCAAGAGGCCCAGGGGCAGGGCGAAGTCGATGCCGGCCAGGCTCAGAGCCAGGCTGTAGTAACTGGCCAGGAGCAGCATCACCAGCAGTTGCCCCCGCAGGAATTCGGACAGGACAGCATCCACTTCCCGGGCCATGGTGAGGGTGGTGTCGCGCCAGCGGGGCGGCACGAATTCCGTCAGGCGGGCCAGCAGCGTGTTCCAGTCCCGCAGCAGGTAGAACAGGGCCACCGGGGTCAGCAGCAGGGTAGCGATCAGTTGCAGCAGGGCCTGGCCGCCTTTCGCCGCCGACAGGGCCAGGCCCCCCAGCACGGATTGGAGGCCATCCCAGTGTTCCACCAGCCAGGCGCGGACTTCTTCCGTGGACCAGCCGATGCTGAGAGAAAGCCCAAAATGGTCGTGGAGCCAGGGCAGCCAGCGGTCGTTGGCCACTTCCAGCAGTTCCGGCAGGCGGTCCATCAGTTGCCGGCTCTCGGCCCGGAACAGGGGCAGCAGGGTCAGCACCAGCAGCACGCCGGCCAGGGCCAGGGCCGACAGCAGCACCAGCACCGCGCCAGTGCGGCCCAGGCGCGGGGTGAACCGCTCCACTAGGGGATCGCAAACATAGGCCAGGATGGCCGCCAGCAGGAAGGGGGCCAGCACCGGGCCGAGCAGATTGATCAGATACAACAGGGCAAGGCCAAGGCCGATCCAGAGAAGGGCCTGTAGGCGATCGGCAGTCATGTAACGCTCATGGAAGCCAATTTTCCGCTCCCATCCATGAAATACGCGAAAGGCAGGAAGTCGCACCCCCTTCCAGCCTCCCCCTCCCCCGGGGAGGGGGCCGGGGGGGAGGGTTTGTCAATTCCCCACGGGGTTCGCCCCGCGAACCCCCTCTCCGGGGGAGGTGACGATGCTGGCTCGCTACGCTCGGCAGTTTGGCCTGCCGTTTCAATTCGCTGTTTCACGTTAAAATTCGGACCTTCCAGCAGCGGCCTCAGGGCCGCGAAGCCCGCAACTTTAGCCGCCCTTCCCGAGGAACTCAACTTGAGCACCCCCCTGACTTACCGTGATGCCGGTGTGGACATCGACGCCGGCGATGCCCTGGTCGAGCGCATCAAACCCTTTGCCAAGCGCACCATGCGGCCGGAAGTCATGGGCGGCATCGGCGGTTTCGGCGCCCTGTTCGAACTTTCCAAAAAATACAAGGAGCCTGTGTTGGTCTCCGGCACCGACGGCGTGGGCACCAAGCTCAAGCTGGCCTTCCAGCTCAAAAAGCACGACACCGTGGGCCAGGATCTGGTGGCCATGAGCGTCAACGACATTCTGGTGCAGGGGGCCGAGCCCCTGTTCTTCCTCGATTACTTCGCCTGCGGCCATCTGGACGTGGATACCGCCACCGACGTGATCAAGGGCATCGCCCAGGGCTGTGAACTGTCGGGCTGCGCCCTGATCGGCGGCGAGACGGCGGAGATGCCCAGCATGTATCCGGACGGGGAATACGACTTGGCCGGTTTTGCCGTGGGCGCCGTGGAAAAGTCGAAGATCATCGACGGCACCACCATCAAACCCGGCGACGTGGTGCTGGGCTTGGCCTCCAGCGGCGCCCATTCCAACGGTTATTCCCTGGTGCGGAAGATCATCGAGCGGGTCAATCCTGATATGGACGCCGACTTCCATGGCCGCCCCCTGCGGGACGTGCTGATGGCGCCGACCCGCATCTACGTGAAGCCGCTGCTCAAGCTGATGGAAACCCTGCCGGTGAAGGGCATGGCCCACATCACCGGCGGCGGCCTGGTGGAAAACGTGCCCCGGGTGTTGCCGGAGAACGTTACCGCCGTGCTGGAACAGAAATCCTGGCCCCTGCCGCCCCTGTTCCAGTGGCTGCAGAAGGAAGGCCAGGTGGCCGATGCCGAGATGCATCGGGTCTTCAACTGCGGCATCGGCATGGTGGTGGTGGTGGCGGCGGAACACGAAGAGCAGGCCCTGGCCCAGCTCACCGCGGCCGGGGAGACCGTGTATTCCATCGGCCGTATCGAGTCCCGCGTCGAGGGACAGGCTCAGACCATCGTCGTCTGACTCGGTCGGAGGGGCGGGCCTGCCGTCCCATCTCCCTTCCTCAAAGGCCCTGTTTGGCCCTTTCTTCCCGCTGCACCTGGGTAATGTAGCGCTGGAGTTGGTTGTCCTGGGCCGGACTCAATTTGTTGAACATGCAGCCCAGCCTTACCACCTGTTTTTTCCCCTTGGTGAGCTCGGCCACGTGGCGAATGACGATGTCGAGATGCAGAATGCCATGGTTCTTGAGATCGATACGGGCGCGGGGGAAGGTCTGGCCGGTTTCGCAGGGGATGGTTAGGCTGGGAGTTTCCAGGGCGAGGCCGCCCAGGCCGATATCCACCACTTCCAGGGTCATTTCCCGGCCGTCCTGACCTTGCAGGATGCAGGGGGGGCGCTGGGTCATGGGCAGGGTCAGGCGGAAGTATTCGCGCCGTTGCAGGCGGACATACTTGTCCGGAAGCTTGACGGCGAATGCGCGCCGCTTCTGGTGCGTGGTTTCCCAGGGCATGCCGGTGACGAACTGGTTGCGGATGCCGTTGGGGCGGGCGATGAAAATGTTGCGCTCACTCTTCAGGAAACGGCGGTTGGTCTCCTCGCTGCCTCCCCAGTCGAAGACCAGGACGCCCTTTTCCTCATCCACGTCCAGCAGGACCGTGAGGATGGTGTCGCTGCCTTCGTTGAACATGATGTTCGTCTGCGTCCCGTCATTGATCAACTGGCGCAGATAGAACACGATTTCCCGTCGGAAAGTGATGGTGAATTCTTCGAGGTCTTCTTTGCTCGACGCGGTCATGACGATCAAATCGGCACTGGGGCCAGGAATTTTTCTACCGTTAAACGGGCTGTCTCGGGGGTGGTCGCGTTCAGGGAGTCCAGAACGGTCACCTCTTTCATATTGTTTAGCCAGGTCAGTTGCCGTTTGGCGAACTGCCGGGTTGAGAATATACCCCGATCCCGCAATTCCGGGGCTGGTATGCGGCCCTCAAGCATGTCCCAGACCTGCCGGTAACCCACGCAGCGCATGGAAGGCAGACCTGCATCCAGATGATATTTCCGGCGTAACTCCTGTACTTCCTCTACCAGCCCCTCCGTCAGCATCTGGTCGAAACGCAGGGCGATGCGCCGGTGCAGTTCTGCCCGATTCGATGGCGCCAGGGCCAGGGTCAGGCTGCGATAGGGCAGGCCTTGTTCCCTCTGGCGGGCAAAGAATTCTCCCAGGGGCCGGCCGGTGAGACGCAGCACTTCCACCGCCCGCTGAATGCGCTGGGCATCCGTGGGCTTGAGTCGGGCCGCTGTCTCCGGGTCCAGCCGGGCCAGTTCCCGGTGCAGGGCCGGCCAGCCCTGTTCCGCCGCCTCGGCGTCGATGGCGGCCCGCAAGTCCGGGTTCGCCTCGGGCAGGTCCGCCAGTCCCTCCCGCAGGGCTTTGAAGTAGAGCATGGTCCCGCCCACCAGCAGGGGCACCCGGCCCCGGGCCGTGATCTCCCCCATCACCCGCAGCGCGTCATCCCGAAAACGGGCTGCGGAGTAGCGCTCCTCGGGGGTGATCAGGTCAATGAGGTGGTGGGGATAGCGGGCCAGGGTCGCCGCATCGGGTTTGGCGGTTCCGATGTTCATGTCCATGAAGACCTGGGCCGAGTCGACGCTTACCAGTTCCACCGGGAAACGGTCAGCCAGCTCCATGGCCAGGGCGGTCTTGCCACTGGCCGTGGGACCCATGAGCAATATCGCCGGCGGGAGCCGGCGATATTGCTCATGGGGGGGGAGAGGCACTCCCTCCCGGCCTCCCTCGCCGGGCGAGGGAGGTGACGAAGTCGGCACGTCCGTCGGGCGGGGGACGGATAGCGGTGGCGTCATTGTCCGCGCATGAACAACTTGTCCAGCTCGTTCATGGACAGTTGCACCCAGGTGGGGCGGCCGTGGTTGCACTGGTCGGCCCGTTCGGTGGCCTCCATGTCCCGCAGCAGGGCGTTCATCTCGGGAATGCTCAGTGCGCGCCGGGCGCGCACCGCGCCGTGGCAGGCCATGGTGGCCAGCAGTTCGTTGCGGCGGGCCTCGATCACCCGGCTGGCGGGGAATTCGGCCAGATCGGCGAGCAGGGAGCGTACCAGGGCCGGCAGGTCGCCTCCCGCCAGCAGGGCCGGCACGGTGCGCACCGTCAGTTCCTGAGGCCCGGCTGGTGCCAGCTCGAAACCCAACCGGGCCAGG from the Denitratisoma oestradiolicum genome contains:
- the purM gene encoding phosphoribosylformylglycinamidine cyclo-ligase, which encodes MSTPLTYRDAGVDIDAGDALVERIKPFAKRTMRPEVMGGIGGFGALFELSKKYKEPVLVSGTDGVGTKLKLAFQLKKHDTVGQDLVAMSVNDILVQGAEPLFFLDYFACGHLDVDTATDVIKGIAQGCELSGCALIGGETAEMPSMYPDGEYDLAGFAVGAVEKSKIIDGTTIKPGDVVLGLASSGAHSNGYSLVRKIIERVNPDMDADFHGRPLRDVLMAPTRIYVKPLLKLMETLPVKGMAHITGGGLVENVPRVLPENVTAVLEQKSWPLPPLFQWLQKEGQVADAEMHRVFNCGIGMVVVVAAEHEEQALAQLTAAGETVYSIGRIESRVEGQAQTIVV
- a CDS encoding flagellar brake protein, with translation MTASSKEDLEEFTITFRREIVFYLRQLINDGTQTNIMFNEGSDTILTVLLDVDEEKGVLVFDWGGSEETNRRFLKSERNIFIARPNGIRNQFVTGMPWETTHQKRRAFAVKLPDKYVRLQRREYFRLTLPMTQRPPCILQGQDGREMTLEVVDIGLGGLALETPSLTIPCETGQTFPRARIDLKNHGILHLDIVIRHVAELTKGKKQVVRLGCMFNKLSPAQDNQLQRYITQVQREERAKQGL
- a CDS encoding lysylphosphatidylglycerol synthase transmembrane domain-containing protein, which encodes MLFHVKTLIRLIASLGLVGLVLWFVDPLRVLGALGRPDPLWLGAGFAAALCATLASALRWRLLALWLEARAPGRLFLLAYWRGIAANTVLPGGTLGGDALRALHLQQAGNPLTASAMSVALDRISGLWVLVVISLATAALALATGLMPATVLPLPWPAAALLALLAVIAPLLLWQLSAAARHRLPGKLAGLLDAIHDRPRPLRQYLLQLAGSALVQALSILAFAGGGLAVGLALPLWLYFIAAGPIFILAALPVSVGGWGTREAAAALTLGLFGAPRELAVAAAILYGLFAALQGLLGALTLLHPIHGSASHLENHDA
- a CDS encoding histidinol-phosphatase, which gives rise to MKLVLFDLDNTLLAGDSDFEWAQFLISKGVLDAEVHEARNQEFYDHYKAGTLDIHAFLDFQLAPLARHSREELDAWHREFLASRIRPMIGAPARALVRRHLDEGALTAIVTATNSFVTGPIAREFGIEHLIATIPAWENGRFTGKPRGAPSFKEGKIERVEAWLESLGYWWGSFESSHFYSDSHNDLPLLSLVSDPVAVDPDDTLRQHAQAQGWPVISLRNPQ
- a CDS encoding AI-2E family transporter, encoding MTADRLQALLWIGLGLALLYLINLLGPVLAPFLLAAILAYVCDPLVERFTPRLGRTGAVLVLLSALALAGVLLVLTLLPLFRAESRQLMDRLPELLEVANDRWLPWLHDHFGLSLSIGWSTEEVRAWLVEHWDGLQSVLGGLALSAAKGGQALLQLIATLLLTPVALFYLLRDWNTLLARLTEFVPPRWRDTTLTMAREVDAVLSEFLRGQLLVMLLLASYYSLALSLAGIDFALPLGLLTGLLIFVPYLGYATGLALSLLVALLQFQGLPPLLGVALVFGLGQLLESFLLTPHLVGERIGLHPLAVIFALLAFGQLFGFFGVLLALPASAALLVGLRRLRTLYLNSTFYRNES
- the hda gene encoding DnaA regulatory inactivator Hda, with the translated sequence MTAAPLTIPRQQLLLGLELDQPRSFDNFVAGANEELLVRLISLASGSAPLYLWGPQGCGRSHLLQATTAMATANRATLFCRGEEVGDYLEPPSGALLVVDDVERLGEAAQIALFRAFNSARREGWTLLLAGPRPPAELDLREDLRTRIGQCLIYEVQALSDQDKAETLRQQATARGMRLDEAIIQWLLRYGRRDLPSLLAALNALDQASLEQKRPPTLPLLREVLQSRSDAA
- the miaA gene encoding tRNA (adenosine(37)-N6)-dimethylallyltransferase MiaA encodes the protein MGPTASGKTALAMELADRFPVELVSVDSAQVFMDMNIGTAKPDAATLARYPHHLIDLITPEERYSAARFRDDALRVMGEITARGRVPLLVGGTMLYFKALREGLADLPEANPDLRAAIDAEAAEQGWPALHRELARLDPETAARLKPTDAQRIQRAVEVLRLTGRPLGEFFARQREQGLPYRSLTLALAPSNRAELHRRIALRFDQMLTEGLVEEVQELRRKYHLDAGLPSMRCVGYRQVWDMLEGRIPAPELRDRGIFSTRQFAKRQLTWLNNMKEVTVLDSLNATTPETARLTVEKFLAPVPI